The genomic segment TGTCTTTCCGGCTTGTGCAGTCGCTTTCGCAGCCGCTGACGGTCAGCCAGAAATCAGGAGACCTTTCGTCCCCCTCATAGACGACCTGCAATTTCATTCCAGCCTGGACAAGAAGCCGCAGTATTTTTTTTGTTATTTCCTCCCTGTCTATTCCCGGGTTGCAGCCCCCGCAGTACCGGATGCCCAGCCTGACCGGATCTCTTCCTCCCCCCAACTAGATGACTCCCTTTTCCTTTAATTCGCCGACCATTTTTTTGTCAAAGCCAATCCTGGAAAGCATCTCTTCAGTATGCTCCCCCAAAAGGGGCGCGGCCTTGGCCACTTTCCCAGGGGTTGCGGAGAGCTTGATCGGCACGCCCAGCTGCTTGATCCTGCCGGCCACCGGGTCGTCAACTTCCACGACCATCTCGCGGTGCAGGACCTGCGGGTCTTCCATCATTTCGGCAACGTTATTGACAGGCGTAACGCAGTAGTCGCCGGCGAACATCATTTCCTTGACCCATTCGTCGCGGGTCTTTGTTTTAATAATCTTCTTCAACTCCCGGCGGATGTAGTCCTGCTTTTCCCTGTCCCCGTACTGGATGGGGACAAGGTCCTCGCGCCCCAGCTTCTTGCAAACATTCTCCCAAAACTTCTCCTCCATTGCGCCTACGGCAATGTGCCTGCCGTCCGACGTCTCGTAGGGCAAATAGCTGGTCAGGCCGCCGGCGGCCAGTTCTTCGCCTCGCTTAATCAGCTCTCCCGCCAGGTAGCAGGCAACCGGCCGGATCATCCAGCTCACCGTGCCGTCCAGCATGGCCACATCAATGAACTGCCCGATCCCCTCTCTTTCCCTCGCCAGCAGGGCCAGGAGAATCCCGGACAGGGCCATCAGCGCGCCGCCCCCCAGGTCGGCCACCTGGGTCGCCGGGATGATGGGGTCTCCTCCCGGCTCACCGCAG from the Peptococcaceae bacterium genome contains:
- a CDS encoding CoA transferase, encoding MMKEALSGLKVLDLTRLLPGPYCTMFLADFGAEVVKVEEPGRGDYMREWPPYINKVGAIHLLVNRNKKSMTLNLKKPEGKEILLKLCEQADVLVESFRPGVMDRLGVGYEAVKQVNPRIVYCSLSGYGQDGPYRLLPGHDLNYIALAGLLDLCGEPGGDPIIPATQVADLGGGALMALSGILLALLAREREGIGQFIDVAMLDGTVSWMIRPVACYLAGELIKRGEELAAGGLTSYLPYETSDGRHIAVGAMEEKFWENVCKKLGREDLVPIQYGDREKQDYIRRELKKIIKTKTRDEWVKEMMFAGDYCVTPVNNVAEMMEDPQVLHREMVVEVDDPVAGRIKQLGVPIKLSATPGKVAKAAPLLGEHTEEMLSRIGFDKKMVGELKEKGVI